Within the Periophthalmus magnuspinnatus isolate fPerMag1 chromosome 7, fPerMag1.2.pri, whole genome shotgun sequence genome, the region aatttttcacatattgtaaaaaaaacaaaacaatacttcTGTTGTAGTTTCACAACATTAACTCACTTTCTTTGGAATGCTGATGGTGTGCCTGcctctgtgctctgctcctaaaacaataacaatattatGTTATGTAAGCATAAGACTcagcatttttttaaactttttcagtATATTTGAATCTtactggattctgttcaaactTCTTAGAAGCAATCCTCACACTTGCGCTACAACATCCACAAAACAGATTAGTCCTTGAATCAATGGGAAATACAGTATGCTCAAAAGTGACTTTTACCTCCTCTGCAGTGGGGaagtctcctcctccttcttcttcatcaacttttttttttgcagaagaaGACAAGAGAAAATAATATGACCTAAGTCTTTATAATGTCATAAGCAACAACTAAACATAATCACCAAACAGGAATAAATGACTACAGAGTATATACCCTGAAAGAGATGGTCCTGGAACTCTGCCTGACAAATGCAGGTTTAGATGTCGTTTCAAACTTAGATGAGCCATTTATATCGTTCTAGGATGaagaaaaatatgttaatttaaTGGCTATACAGAAATGCAGGTCACACTTCAAACACAAGAGGGAGATGTTCTCTTTCTAATATTatatttgagttatttatttgaaataaaTTACTAGTATGTGGGAACTTTTAAACATTTCTCATGTAACCTAATCTTCAAATAAGTATTGAACTTCCTAATAATTCATGAATATCCTAGTTAGGAAGACAGCTTATTGCAGTGTttcctaaatctaaacaaaataaaatgactttgCATGACTGATAGAAATCTCGTGAATATCATAAAGCTCCTTAGTCTAAAACTGGACAACGACACCAAGTGATCCATACATGAACATTCACATATAGTATAGGTTTGGACCTGGTGTGTGTGTCCGTTCTGAACAGGGCTTGGAGTTGTTCTTGATGCAGACCAGTTTTCTCGGGGTGAGAGAGGAGTTGTTGGAGAGCGCGGGCTCATGGGAGTTGTGCGACCACTTGTGGAGGGACTCTTGTCAAGTGAAATggacacagaactaaaccacaaaatacagacagacacacatcGGGTTAGAAAGACCTGGCAAAATGAGAAATATATCTGGGACAAAAATGAGCCTAGACCAGGACAACTGCAATACCACTAACTAACtattttttcttgttcttttttacTAGAAAGATGTTGATTGCCTCTAGTGGACCCATCATGAACCATCATCGCCCACTCACCACGACGAAATGTAAGTGTCTATTGATGACAACCTCTTACAGAAGCTTAGTGTGTCTCTCTATTACTCCTCTGGTTATAGACTTTACTTATCTGGAAACATGTTCGGTTTATTATAATAATCCTTTCTAGTAGAGGCTTTACAAAAGAAAGACCATATCAACCTGACAAACTTGCGGGCCGGGTTTTTGGCTGCTGGTGGATCAAGGTCTGTGGATGATGACTCTCCGTTTTCAAACTaacaaagagagaaacagaaaagacTATTTATTGGCACACAGGCTTTTGTACAGGGCCACTCCTACTGTTGCGTAACCATATAATGTAAGCACAGGTGtgtaataaaaagataaaagttGAATGCATCCAACAGCTTCTCTTATCAAAGCTTAGCGATGGTTTGCATGCTCAATATATTTGTAAAACCTATGCAAATCTTTAGCACAAGTTTTCAAATATAATCTTTTAATGTTGTAATTCACAATCAAAATCTAATTTACTGAACATTAGTTTATTATTACCATGGATTTGGTCAAAAAATCATTGGTTAAAATCtcacatttcattcattcatttcactttTTCTAAAAACATACTATCATTGCCctctcttgtttaaaaaaaaacaacaacaaaaaaccacTTCATCACTAATACCTTAGCCTTGTGTCTTAAAGGCGGGCAGAAtattaaaatagtaaaacaCTTTGCCATATCAAGCATGTTTTCATCAATAATTAACATGCCTCTGTGTGGGGTAACTGACCTTAGCCCATTGCCCTCGATTTGtattcagattttaaaatgggATGATGTCATGCTCCCAGACAGGGGCAACAACCAGCTACTCATACTGATTACatagtatttaatttaataacaaTATCCTAGGAAAATCCACACAACctgatcatgttttttgtgtctagGAACTTGAACTAGCTTCATCAGTGCCAAATCAGTCATGTCTGAATCCCCTCCTTTTGTGTTACCTGTGTGTCTTTGGTGCTGGGACTGGTCTCACTGCTGGTGCTTATTCGGGGGCTTGCTTTTATGGTCAGCGGGGCAGGTTTAGATGAGCGGACTCCAGAGTGAGAAACTGTAGCAGTACTGGTCTCTTCTAAGTCTCCCAGTATCTCCACTCTGGGCtcttcattatcatcatcatcatcatcatccactGCCTCCTTCTGCCTCCTCAACGTCTCCACATGTCGCATTCTCCGCCTCTCATCTCGGGACCGGAGCATCTCCACAAAGTCCAGCTGTATCTGCTCCACACTGTAAACACGTGTCATCagacaaaacattaatttatggaaaaaaaatccattctaaaactagtatctaaACTTGGTAATAATATGACGTGGTGCGGACACAACACATGTTTAATTGAAGTTTGGGATTTTaataatagttttagaatggtttTGCGGCATAAGATTACTACAATTACTTACTTTTGCATTATGCCCTGTATATATTATGGTCAATACATGGGCATGGTCAAGGATACaagtgatttttttcatatgGTACTGAAAAACATATTGAGCTTTTTGCTTTGTATAATGTGACAATACCAAAAGAAAAAGCAGAGCATATTTTCATCTTCAAACCTGCTGGTGGTTGGCAGGTGTAGGGCCGAGCAATGCAATGATAAAAATGTGGCAATGTGCTGTTTTTATCATGACGCCATCTTGTGATTGTGTAATTCTCTGTTTATTCCTGCCcactgtttaaaaagaaaatcccACCTACTCCCCCTATTTGTCAAGCTCAGTTACGCATGAGtcagtgacaggtggatttaaccagtcacagtgaagtgtggtgtctcagaaaaacacacagttaTAATAACATCTTAAAGACTTTGTAAAGTGTTTGTATTTGGCAGGCTACACATGACATTAACCATTAGTACTTGAAAGATGTGCTGCCTGATCCATGTACACTGCATGACAGCTATTTTCTAAAAACCTTCCACTGTAGACCTTCAGATTTAGTTACTGTGTCAGTGTAAATTGTTTCTTTGAAGACTATATCGGATCTCAGGTCGACATTTTTCACACTTTGGAAATGGATACACATGACACAGTCCCGTGGGGCAAAAGTGTCCGTGTCATAATGTCCCTCTATGTTCATGTAATTGTACCTCAAAAATGTGCATCTTTATAGAAAAGGAGTTAACTGTACCTTGTGGCTACAAACCACGATGAAGACTAAGCAAAAGAgaggctaaaaaaaaataagattgTAGCACTTGCAAAATGTAGACTTTAATTTGCAATTAATCCCACTGTGTTAGACCTGATATACTAGAAAGACATCATTGTTAATCATTGTAAACACATCATTGTTTGATAACACTTGATTGCCACATGTTTTGAGTGAAGCCTAGCTCAACATCTAGAGATGGGTCCCCACTGCTCGTGACAGGTTGCACCAGCAGCAttggaggatgggtcaaatgcagaggagaaatttccctacagggacaataaagtgtaccttaaccttctCTTAACCTGTATTGGAATAACAGCACAGACCTGCTGAGACCTTGGTCACCCGTGGGTGCCCCAGAGCTGACCCCTTTCTCTTCATGCTCTCGATGTTCTGGACCCATGACGGTATCAGGGTCAGCCGTGGAGCTCGACCCCCTCacccttcttctcctctccctctccacctcctcctcatcctccatgGTCCAACGCTGAGCCAAACTGACCAGACAGAAAAGCAAGATGTAGAAAGACATTTCAGACAGTACCAGCAGCAGACCCATGCAGCACACCTTTAA harbors:
- the lad1 gene encoding ladinin-1, producing MSISRKNWSALSSLAQRWTMEDEEEVERERRRRVRGSSSTADPDTVMGPEHREHEEKGVSSGAPTGDQGLSSVEQIQLDFVEMLRSRDERRRMRHVETLRRQKEAVDDDDDDDNEEPRVEILGDLEETSTATVSHSGVRSSKPAPLTIKASPRISTSSETSPSTKDTQFENGESSSTDLDPPAAKNPARKFVSSVSISLDKSPSTSGRTTPMSPRSPTTPLSPRENWSASRTTPSPVQNGHTHQNDINGSSKFETTSKPAFVRQSSRTISFRLMKKKEEETSPLQRSASVRIASKKFEQNPEQSTEAGTPSAFQRNSRQRISSRSIQEKMERLAQAAQRSEMVRSPDISQKTLSMMEEVSRKRGLFEQQQDQSQASPGVGRQEFRNIKTGLSERINKWMNKRNQTGSSQTSSDLRHVDITSKKSLFEKKAEESNPRPGKI